Proteins from a single region of Segatella copri:
- a CDS encoding zinc ribbon domain-containing protein: MKKKWTIQILCMLGILLMFSSCYHRRAHHQMHAAMVEYSNKQLDSISFSTTHHYTNKFNFLVFKDSLELIAQQPEEFLSNLPIDSFAVQKNCLLVVTDIRMVPQDSIDSVWVQLATEDNQFGWTRESRLLPKVVPDDPISEFIMTFSNTHLLIFMVIIILIAVAYTVRKIFHSNGKLVHFNDIDSPYPTALVLIVSISATFYATIQLFLPEVWRHFYFHPTLNPFAVPPILGFFLATVWAILIVGLACVDEVKHRLPAGDAVLYLGGLVGVCAIDYIIFSVTTLYYIGYLLLVAYIWFAIRAYLFPHK, from the coding sequence ATGAAAAAGAAATGGACGATACAGATTCTTTGTATGCTGGGCATCCTCTTGATGTTCAGCAGTTGTTATCATCGCCGTGCTCATCACCAGATGCATGCAGCTATGGTAGAGTACAGCAATAAACAACTCGATTCCATTTCGTTTTCTACTACCCATCATTATACCAACAAATTCAATTTTCTGGTATTCAAGGATTCACTGGAATTGATAGCGCAACAGCCTGAAGAATTTTTGAGTAATTTGCCTATCGACTCCTTCGCCGTCCAAAAGAACTGCCTGCTGGTGGTTACGGATATCCGTATGGTTCCTCAGGATTCCATAGATTCAGTTTGGGTGCAGTTGGCAACAGAAGATAATCAGTTTGGTTGGACCCGTGAGTCCCGTCTGTTGCCGAAGGTTGTGCCCGATGATCCTATTTCAGAGTTCATTATGACCTTCAGCAATACTCACTTGCTCATCTTCATGGTTATCATTATTCTCATAGCCGTAGCCTATACAGTTCGTAAGATTTTCCATAGTAATGGTAAACTGGTTCATTTTAATGATATTGATTCACCATATCCTACAGCCTTGGTGCTTATTGTTTCGATATCAGCAACCTTCTATGCAACCATTCAGTTGTTTTTGCCAGAAGTATGGCGTCATTTCTATTTTCATCCTACGCTCAATCCTTTTGCCGTACCGCCTATATTGGGCTTTTTTCTGGCTACAGTCTGGGCGATACTGATAGTAGGATTGGCTTGTGTTGATGAGGTGAAACACCGTTTGCCGGCAGGTGATGCAGTTCTGTATCTGGGTGGTTTAGTGGGTGTTTGCGCCATTGATTACATCATTTTCAGTGTTACTACCTTATATTATATAGGTTATTTGTTGCTCGTAGCCTATATATGGTTTGCCATACGGGCTTATCTGTTTCCTCATAAATAA
- a CDS encoding TolC family protein: MNASLKNMAVALFIMSAPIAVQAKQWSLQDCISYALANNIQLQKTQLTKASAQEDYLQSKSALLPSLSASTNQSVSYTPWVSNGISGEGFSKASIDKVYYNGSYSVMGNYTIWNGNKNRNQVKLNKLAKEAAQLDSTAQALNLQEQIAQLYVQILYYTEAINVNKESYQSSVQNEERGKEMVKIGKMSQADLAQLTAQRAQDEFNIVQAESNVKNYKRQLKELLQITSEEAFDIAIPSTTDQMALASIPGMNSVYTAALQNRPEFLSYQNKLDQNDLNIKIAKAGKLPTISVNAGATTSTTSMNKNGWGSQMKTNFSLGGGIGVSIPLFDNRQSKTSVNKALIQRESILLDIKNEQTKLYSTIENYWLQANTNQSQFKAAKASSESAQTSYDLLSEQFKLGLKNIVELRTGKDNLLKAKQNELQAKYLTILNINMLKFYQNGRI; this comes from the coding sequence ATGAACGCAAGTTTAAAAAACATGGCGGTAGCGCTGTTCATCATGTCGGCCCCTATCGCAGTACAAGCTAAGCAATGGTCACTGCAGGATTGTATCAGTTACGCACTGGCTAACAACATTCAGCTGCAGAAGACTCAACTCACAAAAGCTTCAGCTCAGGAGGACTATCTGCAATCAAAGTCTGCGCTTCTGCCATCGCTCTCTGCCAGCACCAATCAAAGTGTAAGCTATACGCCTTGGGTTTCTAATGGAATCAGCGGAGAAGGTTTCAGCAAAGCTTCCATCGACAAGGTATATTACAATGGCAGCTATAGCGTGATGGGCAATTACACAATTTGGAACGGAAACAAAAACAGAAATCAGGTGAAACTGAACAAGCTGGCAAAGGAAGCGGCACAACTCGATTCGACAGCACAAGCCCTCAACCTGCAAGAACAGATAGCTCAACTTTACGTACAGATACTCTACTATACAGAGGCTATCAACGTAAACAAAGAAAGTTATCAGTCGAGTGTTCAAAACGAAGAGCGTGGTAAGGAAATGGTAAAAATTGGCAAGATGAGCCAAGCAGACTTAGCACAACTTACAGCACAAAGAGCACAAGATGAGTTTAACATCGTGCAGGCTGAAAGTAACGTTAAAAACTATAAACGACAGTTGAAGGAACTCCTGCAGATTACCAGTGAAGAAGCTTTCGACATCGCTATTCCAAGCACAACTGACCAGATGGCTCTGGCCTCTATCCCAGGAATGAACAGTGTCTATACAGCTGCGCTTCAGAATCGCCCTGAGTTTTTGAGCTATCAAAACAAACTCGACCAGAACGATCTGAACATCAAGATTGCAAAGGCAGGAAAGTTGCCAACCATCAGCGTAAATGCAGGAGCTACGACCAGCACCACATCCATGAACAAAAACGGTTGGGGCAGTCAGATGAAAACCAACTTCAGCCTGGGTGGTGGAATCGGTGTCAGTATTCCTCTCTTTGATAACCGACAGTCCAAGACTTCTGTCAATAAAGCACTCATTCAGCGTGAAAGCATCTTGCTCGATATAAAGAATGAGCAAACTAAGCTCTACTCTACTATCGAAAACTATTGGCTGCAGGCTAATACAAACCAAAGCCAGTTTAAGGCTGCCAAGGCGAGCAGCGAAAGTGCACAAACTAGCTACGATCTTTTAAGTGAACAGTTTAAACTGGGATTAAAGAACATCGTAGAATTGAGAACCGGCAAAGATAATCTTCTGAAGGCTAAACAGAACGAACTTCAGGCAAAGTATCTTACCATTCTGAATATCAACATGTTGAAATTCTACCAAAACGGCAGAATCTAA
- a CDS encoding ABC transporter ATP-binding protein — translation MANDNIQANSEKKVVIELDNVRRDFLVGEETVHALKGVSFKIYEGEFVTIMGKSGSGKSTLLNQLGCLDTPSSGEYYLDGVSVRKMSRNDRAILRNRKIGFIFQNYNLLPKTTSVENVELPLMYNPNVSAEERKQRAIESLKAVGLGERLYHKSNQMSGGQMQRVAIARALVNNPAVILADEATGNLDTRTSFEILVLFQKLYAEGRTIIFVTHNPDIANYSSRNIELRDGHIISDTYNEHILSAAEGLAALPANTDE, via the coding sequence ATGGCAAACGACAATATTCAAGCAAACAGCGAAAAGAAAGTTGTGATAGAACTCGACAATGTTCGTCGCGACTTTCTTGTGGGTGAGGAAACTGTCCACGCCCTAAAAGGTGTAAGCTTTAAAATATACGAAGGTGAGTTTGTTACCATCATGGGTAAATCAGGTTCAGGTAAATCTACCCTACTGAACCAGCTAGGTTGTCTCGACACCCCATCCAGTGGCGAATACTATCTGGATGGAGTAAGCGTACGAAAGATGTCACGTAATGATCGCGCCATTCTTAGAAACCGAAAGATTGGATTCATCTTCCAGAACTACAATCTTCTACCGAAGACCACAAGTGTAGAAAATGTAGAACTTCCACTGATGTACAACCCGAACGTAAGCGCAGAAGAACGAAAGCAACGTGCTATCGAATCGCTGAAAGCTGTTGGTTTAGGAGAACGTCTCTATCATAAGAGTAATCAGATGTCTGGAGGACAGATGCAGCGTGTAGCCATAGCTCGTGCGTTGGTCAACAACCCCGCTGTGATACTTGCTGATGAAGCAACGGGTAATCTCGACACCAGAACCAGTTTCGAGATTCTGGTACTCTTCCAGAAACTTTATGCTGAAGGAAGAACCATCATCTTCGTTACCCACAACCCAGACATTGCAAATTATTCGAGTCGTAATATCGAACTGCGTGATGGTCACATCATCAGCGACACCTATAACGAACATATTCTCTCGGCAGCCGAAGGTCTGGCAGCCTTGCCTGCCAACACGGACGAATAA
- a CDS encoding peptidase U32 family protein, protein MQTLELLAPAKNLECGIAAIDHGADAVYIGAPRFGARAAAGNSLEDIRQLCDYAHQFGAKVHVTVNTIIYQDEMLDTLNMIQQLDEIGVDALLLQDMGVLTEVRAQNLWSRELHSSTQCDVRTPEKAYWLTTLGFKRVVLARELSLDEIKAIHQAIPDREIEVFVHGALCVSYSGVCYASEKCFGRSANRGECAQFCRMKFDLLDSNGQEIEHQRYLLSLKDLCQLDHLKDLADAGATSFKIEGRLKDINYVKNVVAAYSSQLDAIVKAEPRKYRRASVGHVQYNFTPNLKKTFNRGFTHYFLNGRQPDIASFDTPKAIGEFVGKVKEIRGNISFNVATVASFKNGDGLCFINDDRELEGFRVNRVEGNRLYPFGMPENLRPGMALYRNNDRAFEALLARKSAERKIYIVIEMEPVMGNEFREEPQGVKAVVNIMKTKEADGGLIYQVAEVFKELKLEKAKRPQGENIKAQMSKLGDTIYEAYQVELLKGMETYFVPNSILTAIRRELIDELTKANQKQLDKSLWGGWDRTLFNNGLRFSQPGEHRLTKEEFTWQPEYGKWGYLYNIANYDARDFYQIHGLSPVVPAFELGKNIPSAWDAKTQEEYDENIEKDKANRSMQPKYTNEKGESLLMQCRHCIRYSLGYCVKRGGKKPSWREPLFLQLGDGRRFRLEFACNECQMNLYSEK, encoded by the coding sequence ATGCAAACATTAGAATTATTGGCGCCTGCCAAGAACTTGGAATGTGGTATTGCTGCCATTGATCATGGTGCAGATGCCGTATATATTGGTGCACCTCGTTTTGGTGCACGAGCAGCAGCAGGCAATTCGCTGGAAGATATCAGACAGTTGTGTGATTATGCTCATCAGTTTGGAGCAAAGGTTCATGTTACAGTGAATACTATCATCTATCAGGATGAGATGTTGGATACGCTTAATATGATCCAGCAACTTGATGAGATTGGTGTTGATGCACTTTTGCTGCAGGATATGGGTGTGCTTACTGAGGTGAGGGCGCAGAATTTGTGGAGTAGAGAATTGCATTCCAGTACCCAGTGTGATGTAAGAACTCCAGAAAAGGCGTATTGGCTTACCACGTTAGGTTTCAAACGTGTTGTTCTGGCTCGTGAGCTTTCGCTCGATGAAATCAAGGCGATCCATCAGGCGATTCCTGATAGAGAAATAGAGGTCTTTGTACATGGAGCGCTCTGCGTAAGCTATTCGGGTGTATGTTATGCTTCTGAGAAGTGTTTCGGGCGCTCTGCCAATCGTGGAGAATGTGCACAGTTCTGTCGTATGAAGTTTGATCTGCTTGATTCCAATGGTCAGGAGATAGAACATCAGCGTTATCTGCTGTCTCTCAAGGATCTTTGTCAGCTTGATCATCTTAAGGATCTTGCTGATGCTGGAGCTACTTCGTTCAAGATAGAAGGAAGATTAAAAGATATCAACTACGTCAAGAATGTGGTGGCTGCCTATAGCAGTCAACTCGATGCAATCGTAAAAGCTGAACCGCGTAAGTATCGCCGTGCATCGGTGGGACATGTTCAATATAATTTTACACCTAATCTGAAGAAGACTTTCAATCGTGGCTTTACCCATTATTTTCTGAATGGGCGACAGCCGGATATTGCTTCTTTCGATACGCCGAAAGCTATCGGCGAGTTTGTGGGCAAGGTTAAGGAAATACGTGGCAACATTTCTTTCAACGTAGCCACAGTAGCCAGCTTTAAAAATGGCGATGGACTGTGTTTTATCAATGATGACCGTGAGTTGGAAGGCTTTCGTGTGAACAGAGTAGAGGGTAATCGCCTCTATCCGTTTGGAATGCCTGAAAATCTGCGTCCGGGCATGGCTCTTTATCGTAATAACGATCGTGCTTTTGAGGCTTTGCTGGCTCGTAAGTCTGCTGAACGTAAAATCTATATTGTCATAGAAATGGAGCCTGTGATGGGTAATGAGTTCAGGGAAGAGCCACAGGGGGTAAAGGCTGTTGTCAACATCATGAAGACGAAAGAGGCTGATGGTGGCTTGATTTATCAGGTGGCTGAGGTGTTTAAAGAGTTGAAACTCGAAAAGGCGAAACGCCCGCAGGGCGAAAATATAAAGGCTCAGATGAGCAAACTGGGCGATACGATTTACGAAGCTTACCAGGTAGAACTTCTGAAGGGAATGGAGACATACTTCGTTCCGAACAGTATTCTCACTGCTATCCGGCGTGAATTGATAGATGAACTTACCAAGGCAAATCAGAAACAGCTTGATAAGTCGTTGTGGGGTGGATGGGATAGAACCCTGTTCAACAATGGTTTGAGATTCAGTCAGCCTGGTGAGCACCGACTTACGAAAGAGGAATTTACTTGGCAGCCGGAATACGGGAAATGGGGATATCTCTATAATATAGCCAACTATGATGCAAGAGATTTTTATCAGATTCATGGTCTGTCGCCAGTAGTTCCGGCATTTGAGTTGGGTAAGAATATTCCTTCTGCATGGGATGCTAAGACCCAGGAAGAATATGATGAGAATATAGAAAAAGACAAGGCAAACCGAAGTATGCAACCTAAGTATACCAACGAAAAGGGAGAGTCGCTCCTGATGCAGTGCCGCCATTGTATCCGCTATTCGTTGGGCTACTGTGTGAAGCGTGGAGGCAAGAAACCATCCTGGAGAGAGCCTCTCTTCCTGCAGTTGGGCGACGGTCGCCGCTTCCGTCTGGAGTTTGCGTGCAACGAATGTCAGATGAACTTATATAGTGAGAAATAA
- a CDS encoding efflux RND transporter periplasmic adaptor subunit produces MKKLRISKIWIALIVVIIVAVAAWLFSGSKNEEQIDFKQETVTTQTLQNSVTATGTIEAVTSVTVGTQVSGIVNKLYVDYNSQVKKGEVIAELDKTNLMSELNTAKANLASAQSSLNYQSANMSRYQTLYKKGLVSADDYENALLTYRQAKEQVASAKENVQKAQTNLSYATITSPIDGTVISKSVEEGQTVAASFNTPELFTIAKDLTNMQVIANVDEADIGGVKEGDRVNFTVDAYPDDVFQGTVKQVRLEATTTNNVVTYEVVISAPNADLKLKPGLTANVTIFTQERAGILAVANKALRFTPTKETVGKNIKIVDCKGKNKVWTFANNTLTAHSVTIGQSDGIHTEIIKGLKKGQKIVTEIIVNTPEENEEPQQSQGLISGPGPRGKKK; encoded by the coding sequence ATGAAAAAACTTAGAATCAGCAAAATCTGGATTGCCCTGATTGTGGTAATCATCGTAGCTGTGGCAGCATGGCTGTTCTCAGGAAGTAAAAACGAAGAACAAATAGACTTCAAGCAGGAAACTGTAACCACACAAACATTGCAGAATAGTGTAACTGCAACCGGTACTATTGAAGCGGTAACTTCTGTAACGGTTGGTACACAGGTGAGTGGTATTGTAAACAAACTTTATGTTGATTACAATTCGCAGGTAAAAAAAGGTGAAGTCATAGCTGAGCTCGACAAAACCAACCTGATGAGCGAGTTGAATACTGCCAAAGCTAACCTGGCAAGTGCGCAAAGCAGTTTGAACTATCAGAGTGCAAACATGAGCCGCTACCAGACCCTCTATAAGAAAGGTTTGGTAAGTGCTGACGATTATGAAAATGCGCTTCTCACCTATCGCCAGGCGAAAGAGCAAGTAGCTTCGGCCAAGGAAAATGTACAAAAAGCCCAAACCAACCTGAGCTATGCTACAATTACATCGCCAATAGATGGAACTGTCATATCAAAAAGCGTAGAGGAAGGACAGACCGTAGCAGCAAGTTTCAACACACCAGAGCTCTTTACTATCGCTAAAGATCTGACCAACATGCAGGTGATTGCAAATGTTGACGAGGCAGATATAGGCGGTGTAAAAGAAGGCGACCGCGTTAATTTCACAGTAGATGCTTATCCTGACGATGTATTCCAGGGAACAGTAAAACAGGTTCGTCTGGAAGCTACTACAACAAACAATGTAGTCACTTACGAGGTTGTCATCTCTGCACCCAACGCAGATCTCAAGTTAAAACCAGGACTGACTGCAAATGTTACCATCTTTACACAAGAACGTGCTGGTATTCTTGCCGTTGCCAACAAAGCACTCCGCTTTACTCCAACCAAGGAAACTGTGGGAAAGAATATCAAGATTGTTGACTGCAAAGGGAAAAACAAAGTTTGGACTTTTGCTAACAATACCCTTACAGCTCATTCTGTAACCATCGGTCAGAGCGACGGTATACATACTGAAATTATCAAGGGTTTGAAGAAGGGACAGAAGATTGTAACTGAAATCATAGTTAATACCCCTGAAGAGAATGAGGAGCCTCAACAAAGTCAAGGTTTGATTAGCGGTCCTGGACCTAGAGGAAAGAAAAAATAA
- the metA gene encoding homoserine O-acetyltransferase MetA, protein MPLRLPDKLPAIELLKHENIFVMDESRAHKQEIRPLKICVLNLMPLKITTETDLVRLLSNTPLQLEVYFMKLKSHTPKNTPIEHMMMFYKDFQELSKQKFDGMIVTGAPIETMAYEEVEYWPEIKEIFDWARTHVTSTLYICWGAQAGLYHFYGVPKYPLEKKMFGIFKQKPLDLSQPIFRGFDDIFNMPHSRHTEVRREDIEKVPGLDIIAESPESGVSIVMARNGREFFVTGHLEYAPNTLDKEYKRDMGKRDDVELPKNYYYHNDPNEEPLVTWRAHANLFYSNWINYYVYQETPYNINEIS, encoded by the coding sequence ATGCCGTTAAGATTACCAGATAAGCTTCCAGCTATCGAACTGTTGAAGCATGAGAATATATTCGTGATGGACGAAAGTCGTGCGCATAAACAGGAGATTCGTCCGTTGAAAATCTGTGTGCTCAATTTGATGCCCCTCAAGATTACGACAGAGACAGATCTCGTTCGTCTTCTGTCGAATACTCCTCTTCAGTTAGAGGTTTATTTTATGAAGTTGAAAAGTCACACACCAAAGAATACACCAATAGAGCACATGATGATGTTCTACAAGGATTTTCAGGAACTTTCCAAACAGAAGTTTGATGGAATGATAGTTACCGGTGCTCCTATCGAAACGATGGCTTATGAGGAGGTAGAATATTGGCCTGAAATCAAAGAGATTTTTGATTGGGCCCGTACCCATGTTACTTCAACACTCTATATCTGCTGGGGTGCCCAGGCTGGTCTTTATCATTTCTATGGTGTTCCTAAGTATCCTTTAGAGAAGAAGATGTTTGGTATTTTTAAGCAGAAGCCTCTCGATTTGTCTCAGCCAATTTTCCGCGGTTTCGATGATATCTTTAATATGCCTCATAGTCGCCATACGGAGGTAAGACGAGAGGATATTGAAAAAGTGCCAGGACTTGACATCATTGCCGAATCGCCTGAAAGCGGTGTCAGCATTGTGATGGCCAGAAACGGCCGCGAATTCTTTGTGACGGGTCATCTTGAGTATGCGCCAAACACGCTGGATAAGGAATATAAGCGTGATATGGGCAAGCGTGATGATGTCGAACTGCCAAAAAATTATTATTATCATAACGATCCGAACGAAGAACCTCTGGTGACATGGCGTGCTCATGCCAACCTCTTCTATAGTAATTGGATCAACTATTATGTTTATCAGGAGACTCCTTACAATATTAACGAAATCAGTTAA